The following proteins are co-located in the Bombus pyrosoma isolate SC7728 linkage group LG12, ASM1482585v1, whole genome shotgun sequence genome:
- the LOC122573887 gene encoding cystathionine gamma-lyase isoform X1: MSTEMGFATKAIHAGQDPLQWNHWEVVPPIVMSTTFRQDGPGQTKGYEYGRSNNPTRNVLQTCLAALENGKYALTFASGLGATTVVTSLLNAGDHIISADDIYGGTNRFFQKCLCRQNNTVTFVDMSDINNVITNIKPNTKMVWLETPTNPLLKLVDIQAVVQAVKQKDAEIIVVVDNTFLTCYFQKPLNFGADIVIYSLTKYMNGHSDVIMGAIITNRDDLAQRLAFLQNAMGVVPSPVDCSLVNRSLKTLEIRMQQHMKNGLAVAQFLEAHPCVEKVIHPYLPSHPQHEIALKQTSGHSGMVSFYLKGDASKFLKALKVFTLAESLGGYESLAELPCTMTHASVPEEARATLGITDKLIRLSIGLETELDLLNDLDQALKASL; encoded by the exons ATGTCAACAGAAATGGGTTTTGCCACAAAAGCTATTCATGCCGGACAAGATCCATTACAATGGAATCATTGGGAAGTAGTACCTCCTATTGTAATGTCCACTACTTTTCGTCAGGATGGACCTGGGCAAACTAAG GGTTATGAATATGGAAGAAGTAACAATCCCACAAGAAATGTTTTACAAACTTGTTTAGCTGCTctagaaaatggaaaatatgcATTAACTTTTGCATCAGGTTTAGGTGCTACAACAGTAGTAACTTCATTATTAAATGCAGGAGATCATATTATATCTGCAGATGATATTTATGGTGGAACTAATCgttttttccaaaaatgttTATGCAGGCAAAATAATACAGTTACATTTGTAGATATGTcagatattaataatgttataaccAATATAAAACCTAATACAAAG atgGTTTGGTTAGAAACACCAACTAATCCTCTATTAAAGTTAGTTGATATTCAGGCTGTTGTTCAAGCAGTCAAACAAAAAGATGCTGAAATTATTGTAGTAGTAGATAATACTTTCCTAACATGTTATTTCCAG aaaccaTTAAATTTTGGAGcagatattgtaatatattctcTAACAAAGTATATGAATGGACATTCAGATGTTATTATGGGtgcaataattacaaatagagATGATCTAGCACAAAGACTTGCATTTCTTCAAAATG CTATGGGTGTTGTTCCATCTCCTGTAGATTGTTCTTTGGTTAATCGGAGTTTGAAAACTCTGGAAATTAGAATGCAGCAACATATGAAAAATGGATTGGCAGTTGCACAATTTTTAGAAGCGCATCCTTGTGTAGAAAAAGTAATCCATCCAT aCCTTCCCTCACATCCACAACATGAAATTGCTCTTAAACAAACTTCTGGTCATAGTGGTATGGTTTCATTTTATCTAAAAGGTGATGCCAGCAAATTTTTAAAGGCCTTAAAAGTATTTACATTAGCAGAATCACTTGGTGGTTATGAATCTCTTGCTGAATTACC GTGCACGATGACTCATGCTTCGGTACCTGAAGAAGCTAGAGCAACATTAGGCATTACTGATAAGTTAATTCGTTTATCTATTGGTCTTGAAACAGAACTAGACCTCTTAAATGACCTTGATCAAGCTCTTAAAGCTAGTTTGTAA
- the LOC122573887 gene encoding cystathionine gamma-lyase isoform X2 produces MGFATKAIHAGQDPLQWNHWEVVPPIVMSTTFRQDGPGQTKGYEYGRSNNPTRNVLQTCLAALENGKYALTFASGLGATTVVTSLLNAGDHIISADDIYGGTNRFFQKCLCRQNNTVTFVDMSDINNVITNIKPNTKMVWLETPTNPLLKLVDIQAVVQAVKQKDAEIIVVVDNTFLTCYFQKPLNFGADIVIYSLTKYMNGHSDVIMGAIITNRDDLAQRLAFLQNAMGVVPSPVDCSLVNRSLKTLEIRMQQHMKNGLAVAQFLEAHPCVEKVIHPYLPSHPQHEIALKQTSGHSGMVSFYLKGDASKFLKALKVFTLAESLGGYESLAELPCTMTHASVPEEARATLGITDKLIRLSIGLETELDLLNDLDQALKASL; encoded by the exons ATGGGTTTTGCCACAAAAGCTATTCATGCCGGACAAGATCCATTACAATGGAATCATTGGGAAGTAGTACCTCCTATTGTAATGTCCACTACTTTTCGTCAGGATGGACCTGGGCAAACTAAG GGTTATGAATATGGAAGAAGTAACAATCCCACAAGAAATGTTTTACAAACTTGTTTAGCTGCTctagaaaatggaaaatatgcATTAACTTTTGCATCAGGTTTAGGTGCTACAACAGTAGTAACTTCATTATTAAATGCAGGAGATCATATTATATCTGCAGATGATATTTATGGTGGAACTAATCgttttttccaaaaatgttTATGCAGGCAAAATAATACAGTTACATTTGTAGATATGTcagatattaataatgttataaccAATATAAAACCTAATACAAAG atgGTTTGGTTAGAAACACCAACTAATCCTCTATTAAAGTTAGTTGATATTCAGGCTGTTGTTCAAGCAGTCAAACAAAAAGATGCTGAAATTATTGTAGTAGTAGATAATACTTTCCTAACATGTTATTTCCAG aaaccaTTAAATTTTGGAGcagatattgtaatatattctcTAACAAAGTATATGAATGGACATTCAGATGTTATTATGGGtgcaataattacaaatagagATGATCTAGCACAAAGACTTGCATTTCTTCAAAATG CTATGGGTGTTGTTCCATCTCCTGTAGATTGTTCTTTGGTTAATCGGAGTTTGAAAACTCTGGAAATTAGAATGCAGCAACATATGAAAAATGGATTGGCAGTTGCACAATTTTTAGAAGCGCATCCTTGTGTAGAAAAAGTAATCCATCCAT aCCTTCCCTCACATCCACAACATGAAATTGCTCTTAAACAAACTTCTGGTCATAGTGGTATGGTTTCATTTTATCTAAAAGGTGATGCCAGCAAATTTTTAAAGGCCTTAAAAGTATTTACATTAGCAGAATCACTTGGTGGTTATGAATCTCTTGCTGAATTACC GTGCACGATGACTCATGCTTCGGTACCTGAAGAAGCTAGAGCAACATTAGGCATTACTGATAAGTTAATTCGTTTATCTATTGGTCTTGAAACAGAACTAGACCTCTTAAATGACCTTGATCAAGCTCTTAAAGCTAGTTTGTAA
- the LOC122573891 gene encoding piggyBac transposable element-derived protein 4-like, translated as MKIYASTKVFCCTRADVILNSLYHPREKTNISRSNTAIGISGDVVMTLLQPYLGKGHTLITDNWYTSLRLYTLLHENKTNAFGTVRKNRRDMPHMEEKLKRGEMCYRSTGILLAMK; from the exons atgaaaatctatGCGTCGACGAAAGTCTTTTGTTGTACAAGGgcagatgttattttaaacagtttataccatccaagagaa AAAACAAACATTAGTAGAAGTAACACAGCCATTGGAATCTCTGGAGATGTTGTGATGACGCTGCTTCAGCCATATCTTGGAAAGGGCCATACACTAATTACGGATAATTGGTACACGAGTCTACGTTTATATACCTTATTACACGAAAACAAAACCAACGCATTTGGAACCGTTCGTAAAAATAGGAGAGATATGCCCCACATGGAAGAAAAGTTGAAGAGAGGAGAAATGTGCTACCGATCGACTGGCATTTTATTGGCAATGAAATGA
- the LOC122573889 gene encoding solute carrier family 35 member E2A-like: MENHSVRINYALTPRDTEQQLIHDGETKSYEENIKKHEETIVTSETMGGSFYPRAMLFLVLWYLISGCTLFLNKYILSYMEGNPTILGACQMLMTTVCGFIQMYFPCGMYKTRPRLMRPAGFYKHMILVGCTRFTTVVLGLISLNYVAVSFTETIKSSAPLFTVLISRYLLGEHTGLYVNLSLIPLMCGLALCSINEISFDLRGFIAAMATNVTECLQNVYSKMLISGDNFRYTPAELQFYTSLASIVVQIPVLILFVDLPTLEHSLSFKLFTAFLLNGVFFHFQSITAYVLMNYISPVTHSVVNTAKRASLIWLSVLLFNNPVTGLSAMGTSLVIIGVLLYNRAQEYDKLHKAKLRYNSKVNLQ; the protein is encoded by the exons ATGGAAAATCATTCTGTTCGTATAAATTACGCGTTAACACCTCGTGACACAGAACAACAATTAATACATGATGGTGAAACTAAATCatatgaagaaaatattaagaaacacgaagaaacgatTGTAACAAGTGAAACTATGGGTGGTTCATTCTATCCCAGAGCTATGTTATTTCTAGTATTATGGTATCTCATTAGTGGATGTACTTTATTCttgaataaatacatattatcatatatGGAAGGCAATCCTACAATTTTGg gTGCTTGTCAAATGTTAATGACCACGGTTTGTGGATTTATTCAAATGTATTTTCCATGTGGAATGTACAAAACACGTCCCAGATTAATGAGACCAGCAGGTTTTTATAAGCATATGATATTGGTTGGATGTACAAGGTTTACAACTGTAGTACTAGGGCTAATATCACTTAATTATGTAGCAGTGAGTTTCACAGAAACTATTAAAAGTAGTGCGCCACTATTTACCGTCCTTATTAGCAGATATTTATTAG gGGAACATACAGggttatatgtaaatttatctttaattccTTTAATGTGTGGTCTAGCTCTATGTTCGATAAACGAAATTAGTTTTGACCTCAGAGGATTTATTGCAGCTATGGCTACAAATGTAACAGAATGtttacaaaatgtttattccaaaATGTTAATCAGTGGTGATAATTTTAGGTATAC gCCTGCAGAACTGCAATTTTATACTAGTTTAGCATCAATTGTGGTACAAATACCTGTATTGATCTTATTTGTAGATTTACCAACACTTGAACATTCTTTgagttttaaattattcacagCATTTTTACTTAATGGAGTGTTCTTCCATTTTCAAAGTATTACAGCATATGTACTTATGAATTACATCAGTCCTGTGACACATAG TGTCGTTAATACAGCAAAGAGAGCATCTTTAATCTGGCTCTCTGTTTTACTATTTAATAACCCTGTAACTGGTTTATCTGCTATGGGAACATCTTTAGTAATAATAGGAGTGTTATTGTATAATCGAGCACAAGAATATGATAAACTACACAAAGCAAAGTTACGATACAATTCTAAAGTTAATTtacaatga